Genomic segment of Desulfuromonadaceae bacterium:
CTGGCAAATAGATTGATTGCCGCCGACGATACGATCAATCGTATGGAAGTTGAACTCGAAGAAGAATGCCTGAAGATTCTCGCCCTGCACCAGCCGGTGGCCAACGATCTGCGCACCATTGTGGCGATCCTGAAGATTAACAACAATCTGGAGCGCATCGCCGATCAAGCGGTCAACATCTCCGAGCGGGCGGTGGCGGTGGCAAAAGCCGCCCCGATCGAGTCCCCCCTGGTCCTCGCCGACATGGCGAAACGGGTCATCGCGATGCTCGGCAAGGCCCTTGACGCGCTGGTCGATTCCGATCTGGAACTGGCCAACACCGTCCTGCGGCTGGATGACGAAGTCGATGCCCTGCATGGGCGCAACTACAAGCTTTTTACCAGTTATGTGCGCGGCAACCCGGAAAAGATCGACACGATCCTCAATTATCTGACGGTGTCACGCCACTTGGAGCGGATCGCTGATCTGGCCACCAATATCGCCGAGGATGTTATCTATCTCAACGAAGGGACAATCGTCCGCCACACAATTGCCTGACGCCGCCGTCACCAACGACGCAAACGGTTCCGTGACCGGGAGACCCATTGATGAAAGCACGCAAAATCCTCATTATTGAAGACGAGGAGGATATTCTCGCCCTGATCCACTACAATCTGACGCGAGAGGGGTACCAGCCGACCGGCACCATGACCGGCGAGGAAGGCCTCGCCGCCGCGCGGAACCAGCGCCCCGATCTGATCCTCCTCGACCTGATGC
This window contains:
- the phoU gene encoding phosphate signaling complex protein PhoU, with protein sequence MTSFLHKELAALQKQLLTLTALVEESVQLSFKALTERDVVLANRLIAADDTINRMEVELEEECLKILALHQPVANDLRTIVAILKINNNLERIADQAVNISERAVAVAKAAPIESPLVLADMAKRVIAMLGKALDALVDSDLELANTVLRLDDEVDALHGRNYKLFTSYVRGNPEKIDTILNYLTVSRHLERIADLATNIAEDVIYLNEGTIVRHTIA